Proteins from one Streptomyces caniferus genomic window:
- a CDS encoding family 2B encapsulin nanocompartment shell protein, translated as MTTSVDPTSGPQSSAIEQGHGRSSLDTAAARKLATTTKTMPQMQGISSRWLLRILPWTQVSGGTYRVNRRLTHTLGDGRIEFTSTGSDVRVIPAELRELAPLRGFTDAATLEALADRFVQREFAPGEVLARTGAPTDRVILIAHGKLDRIGAGKYGDETVLGGLADGDAVGAAALLTPDAEWEHSVRAVTRVTALTLYRSDLEEVLGRSESLRTHLEEFRAALVPAQNKHGEAAIELAAGHVGEPALPGTFVDYDLAPREYELSVAQTVLKVHSRVADLYNDPMNQLDQQLRLTVEALRERQEHEMVNNPEFGLLHNADLKQRIHTRSGPPTPDDLDELISRRRKTQFLLAHPRTIAAIGREWNARGLYPTTAECEGTAVRAWRGIPLLPCNKIPVTPDQTSSILALRVGEENQGVVGLHQTGIPDEYQPGLSVRFMGINDQAVINYLVSAYYSAAVLVPDALGILEDVEIGH; from the coding sequence ATGACCACATCGGTGGATCCGACGTCCGGCCCGCAGTCGTCCGCGATCGAGCAGGGCCACGGCAGGTCCAGCCTGGACACCGCGGCCGCCCGCAAGCTGGCGACCACGACCAAGACCATGCCGCAGATGCAGGGGATCTCCTCCCGCTGGCTGCTGCGCATCCTGCCCTGGACGCAGGTCTCCGGCGGTACGTACCGCGTCAACCGGCGCCTCACCCACACCCTCGGTGACGGCCGGATCGAGTTCACCTCGACCGGCTCCGACGTCCGGGTGATCCCGGCGGAGTTGCGGGAGCTGGCACCGCTGCGCGGATTCACCGACGCCGCGACGCTGGAGGCGCTGGCGGACCGGTTCGTCCAGCGGGAGTTCGCGCCGGGTGAGGTGCTCGCCCGGACCGGCGCGCCCACGGACCGCGTCATCCTGATCGCCCACGGCAAGCTCGACCGCATCGGTGCCGGCAAGTACGGCGACGAAACGGTGCTGGGGGGACTGGCCGACGGTGACGCCGTCGGGGCCGCGGCGCTGCTGACACCGGACGCGGAGTGGGAGCACTCCGTGCGGGCGGTGACCCGGGTGACCGCGCTGACCCTCTACCGCAGCGACCTCGAAGAGGTGCTGGGCCGGTCGGAGTCGCTGCGCACCCACCTGGAGGAGTTCCGTGCGGCGCTGGTGCCGGCCCAGAACAAGCACGGCGAGGCGGCCATCGAGCTGGCCGCGGGCCATGTCGGTGAGCCGGCCCTGCCGGGCACCTTCGTCGACTACGACCTGGCGCCGCGGGAGTACGAACTCAGCGTGGCCCAGACCGTGTTGAAGGTCCACTCACGGGTCGCCGACCTCTACAACGACCCGATGAACCAGCTGGACCAGCAGCTGCGGCTGACCGTGGAGGCGCTGCGCGAGCGCCAGGAACACGAGATGGTCAACAACCCCGAGTTCGGGCTGCTGCACAACGCCGACCTCAAGCAGCGCATCCACACCCGCAGCGGGCCGCCGACCCCCGACGACCTGGACGAGCTGATCTCCCGGCGCCGCAAGACCCAGTTCCTGCTGGCCCATCCGCGCACCATCGCCGCGATCGGGCGGGAGTGGAACGCCCGGGGGCTCTACCCCACCACGGCGGAGTGCGAGGGCACGGCGGTCCGCGCCTGGCGGGGCATCCCGCTGCTGCCCTGCAACAAGATCCCGGTCACGCCGGACCAGACCAGCTCGATTCTGGCGCTGCGGGTCGGCGAGGAGAACCAGGGCGTGGTGGGGCTGCACCAGACCGGCATCCCGGACGAGTACCAGCCGGGACTGTCGGTGCGCTTCATGGGGATCAATGACCAGGCCGTCATCAATTACCTGGTCAGCGCCTACTATTCGGCGGCGGTGCTGGTGCCGGACGCCCTGGGCATCCTGGAGGACGTAGAGATCGGTCACTGA
- a CDS encoding N-acetylmuramoyl-L-alanine amidase, translated as MEPDRRRLLTGAAALAASAAFAPLTAARAGAAPHRQAPRGGAYPPHRWIPASPSNFTAARRPTKYPVELVVVHVTQETYADTLKLFQDPKHKAAAHYVVRSADGALAQCVREHDVAWHAGNWDYNTRSIGIEHEGWIDDPTWFTDPLYQRSARLTAAICDRYRIPKDREHIIGHVEVPGTDHTDPGEFWDWARYLQLVDEASWRRSG; from the coding sequence ATGGAGCCCGACCGCCGTCGCCTGCTCACCGGTGCGGCCGCGCTCGCCGCGTCCGCCGCATTCGCTCCCCTCACCGCGGCCAGGGCCGGTGCCGCTCCCCACCGCCAGGCTCCGCGCGGCGGGGCCTACCCCCCGCACCGCTGGATTCCGGCCAGCCCGTCCAACTTCACCGCCGCCCGCCGCCCGACGAAGTACCCGGTCGAGCTGGTCGTGGTGCATGTGACCCAGGAGACCTACGCGGACACCCTCAAGCTGTTCCAGGACCCCAAGCACAAGGCGGCCGCGCACTACGTCGTACGGTCCGCCGACGGCGCGCTCGCACAGTGCGTCCGCGAACACGACGTCGCCTGGCACGCCGGGAACTGGGACTACAACACCCGCAGCATCGGCATCGAGCACGAGGGCTGGATCGACGACCCGACGTGGTTCACCGACCCGCTCTACCAGCGGTCCGCCCGTCTGACCGCCGCCATCTGCGACCGCTACCGGATTCCCAAGGACCGCGAGCACATCATCGGCCATGTCGAGGTGCCCGGCACCGACCACACCGACCCCGGTGAGTTCTGGGACTGGGCGCGCTATCTGCAGCTGGTCGACGAGGCGTCCTGGCGGAGATCCGGATGA
- a CDS encoding phosphodiester glycosidase family protein, with the protein MLTVLVAWGVLAGGGMAGGAPATAAGTTLHRSPTRPVAPGVAYGEFRMTLPRGIAHGHLLTVDLADPRVSVDLLYPGAVGARSPVSQLAADRGAVGAVNGDFFNITETQHPGVEATGASVGPAVASGRQLKGAVPDGQRFGPVMPPGATTEDVIGVGYDHRARLDRLTLRGAVLTAEGALPLRGLNQYALPVGGIGAYTPQWGPASRVRATCGTDTDRAAPCSTDTAEVTVRRGRVTAVEDAPGAGGVPSDSVVLVGREEGARQLRALDIGEPVHLAPRLVGRSPTPLRFAVGGFPIVRDDEPVAGLDTVAVAVRTSAGIGDGGRLLYLMALDGAPGQTGLTVRELADLMAELGARDAMDLDGGGSSTLVTGDAYGATVRNHPSGGAERPVPNAIGVFSSG; encoded by the coding sequence ATGCTGACGGTGCTGGTGGCGTGGGGGGTGCTGGCCGGCGGAGGGATGGCGGGCGGGGCACCGGCCACGGCCGCGGGCACCACGCTCCACCGCTCCCCTACCAGGCCGGTGGCGCCCGGCGTGGCGTACGGCGAGTTCCGGATGACGCTGCCGCGCGGCATCGCGCACGGGCATCTGCTCACCGTCGATCTGGCCGATCCGCGGGTCTCGGTCGATCTGCTCTACCCGGGGGCGGTCGGCGCACGGTCGCCGGTGTCCCAACTGGCCGCCGACCGCGGTGCGGTGGGGGCCGTCAACGGCGATTTCTTCAACATCACCGAGACCCAGCACCCGGGTGTCGAGGCGACCGGCGCGTCGGTCGGTCCGGCGGTGGCCTCGGGGCGGCAGCTGAAGGGCGCGGTGCCCGACGGCCAGCGGTTCGGGCCGGTCATGCCGCCGGGCGCGACCACCGAGGACGTCATCGGCGTCGGCTACGACCACCGGGCCCGGCTGGACCGGCTCACGCTGCGCGGCGCGGTGCTGACCGCCGAGGGGGCGCTGCCCCTGCGCGGGCTGAACCAGTACGCGCTGCCGGTCGGCGGCATCGGCGCCTACACCCCGCAGTGGGGCCCGGCGTCCCGGGTGCGCGCCACCTGCGGCACGGACACCGACCGGGCGGCGCCGTGCAGTACGGACACCGCGGAGGTGACCGTCCGGCGCGGCCGGGTGACGGCGGTGGAGGACGCTCCGGGCGCCGGCGGGGTGCCGTCGGACAGCGTGGTGCTGGTGGGGCGGGAGGAAGGGGCGCGGCAGCTGCGCGCGCTGGACATCGGTGAACCGGTGCACCTCGCCCCCCGCCTCGTGGGCCGGAGCCCCACCCCCCTGCGGTTCGCGGTGGGCGGCTTCCCGATCGTGCGGGACGACGAGCCGGTGGCCGGCCTGGACACCGTCGCGGTGGCGGTGCGTACCTCCGCGGGGATCGGGGACGGCGGGCGGCTGCTGTATCTCATGGCGCTGGACGGGGCCCCGGGGCAGACCGGGCTGACGGTGCGCGAACTGGCGGATCTGATGGCCGAGTTGGGTGCACGGGACGCCATGGACCTGGACGGCGGCGGGTCCTCGACGCTGGTCACGGGCGACGCGTACGGGGCGACGGTCCGCAACCATCCGTCGGGCGGGGCAGAGCGGCCGGTGCCCAATGCGATCGGCGTGTTCTCCTCGGGGTGA
- a CDS encoding Ig-like domain-containing protein — MSQPLPRRRRPFRPRRAVLALVPVIGMGTLSACGGSAEPQGDPVKVALGAASGTRTVQAGDRLQVTARGGVLTEVRVTDPRGRPLPGGLGRDGRSWTSRAKAAPDTKYSVVARTRNAQGGVGAAKESLTTAKASRLNTLMLDPRSPGAVTDAGRPLRILFNFPVTDRAAVERRLSLSADGRMSGSWDWGEDGSGGDRVDWRPAGPWKPGTEVTLRADLGGVDSGGGRYFANDYDLNFTIGRRCTDSDMRQVCGKVHMGDPLEVAAPSVRGEDNRAIGIGDWHVG; from the coding sequence ATGAGCCAGCCCCTCCCCCGCCGCCGACGGCCCTTCCGGCCGCGGCGTGCCGTGCTCGCACTGGTCCCGGTGATCGGCATGGGCACGCTCTCCGCGTGCGGGGGCAGCGCGGAGCCGCAGGGCGATCCGGTGAAGGTGGCGCTGGGGGCGGCGAGCGGGACCCGGACCGTCCAGGCCGGCGACCGCCTGCAGGTGACCGCGCGGGGCGGGGTGCTGACCGAGGTGCGGGTCACCGATCCCCGGGGACGGCCGCTGCCCGGCGGGCTGGGCCGCGACGGGAGGAGCTGGACCTCCCGGGCGAAAGCCGCGCCGGACACCAAGTACTCCGTCGTCGCCAGGACCAGGAACGCACAGGGCGGTGTCGGTGCGGCCAAGGAGTCGCTGACCACGGCGAAGGCGTCCAGGCTCAACACCTTGATGCTCGATCCCCGCTCACCGGGCGCGGTGACCGACGCCGGCCGGCCCCTCAGGATCCTCTTCAACTTCCCGGTGACCGACCGGGCCGCGGTGGAACGGCGGCTGAGCCTCAGCGCCGACGGCCGGATGAGCGGGTCGTGGGACTGGGGCGAGGACGGCAGCGGTGGCGACCGGGTGGACTGGCGTCCGGCCGGGCCCTGGAAGCCCGGTACCGAGGTCACGCTCCGGGCGGATCTCGGCGGGGTGGACTCCGGCGGCGGCCGCTACTTCGCCAACGACTATGACCTGAACTTCACCATCGGCCGGAGATGCACCGACTCGGACATGCGACAGGTTTGTGGCAAGGTCCACATGGGTGACCCCTTAGAGGTCGCCGCACCCTCCGTACGAGGGGAAGACAACAGGGCCATCGGGATCGGAGACTGGCATGTCGGCTGA
- the lysX gene encoding bifunctional lysylphosphatidylglycerol synthetase/lysine--tRNA ligase LysX, producing the protein MSTVQDQDQLTGWQRFRRRVPNGFAIIFSLLGLFCALMALIGPLRRGLHPVIYWLDTLTIPVVPNFAYAVFLFLLAAAMTARKQVALWFVVTYMVLVTLADALFLAGGYWEYAFSLVLCAGALVLLLVSHREFYAITRRGAFLRAILVLIGGLAAAVLIGWGLVSLAPGTLEPGAANRLLWAANRVCGGLVGGRLIEGHPPHWTSAVLGLLGALALLNAAATLFRSQRMEAALHGDEEARIRALLDRYGSQDSLGYFASRRDKAVVFSPSGKAAVTYRVEAGVCLASGDPVGDREAWTQAIEAWLEVAGRYGWQPAVMGASESGAKAFARSGLGALQLGDEAILHVKDFDLDGREMRVTRQAVNRVERTGATFRVRRHSALTDEEMQEVIHRADAWRDTETERGFSMALDRLGDPEDGDCLLAEAFDGDGNMIALLSFVPWGKDGISLDVMRRDRTAPNGVMEFMVARLCGQAGAMGVRRVSLNFAVFRSAFEEGARIGAGPVLKFWRKLLLFFSKWWQLEALYRSNAKYNPEWYPRFLCYADAGALARIGLASGIAEGFVAVPSLGKLWGKGHQKRVLAPASTAGLPSLDELGLVQTGPATEEELHERELAALPEQVRVRHRKLERLREAGTDPYPVGVERTHTLGEVRDEFPDLTPGERTGKSVSIAGRVLLTRDHGGVLFAVLRDWSGDLQIALTRDGSGKELLERFGTDIDLGDHVEATGEVGASDRGEPTVFVTGWRLTAKCLRPLPDKRRGLSDPEAKVRQRYVDLVVSPDARDNVRARSTAVQALRQGLIERGYLEVETPMLQQIHGGANARPFHTHINAYDLDLYLRIAPELYLKRLCVGGMEKVFEMGRTFRNEGISYKHNPEFTMLEAYQAFADYDVMLDLTRELIQSAAIAAFGSATARKADEKGRLVEHDISGIWPVKTVYGAISEALGEEVDADTGPDALRRLCHASSVPVKPEMGRGDIVLEMYERLVEERTQLPTFYKDFPTDVSPLTRQHRRDPRLAERWDLVAFGTELGTAYSELTDPVEQRRRLTAQSLLAAGGDPEAMELDEDFLQALEYAMPPTGGLGIGVDRLVMFLTGLSIRETLPFPLVRRR; encoded by the coding sequence ATGAGCACCGTGCAGGACCAGGATCAACTCACGGGGTGGCAGCGCTTCCGGCGCCGCGTCCCCAATGGCTTCGCCATCATCTTCAGCCTGTTGGGGCTCTTCTGTGCCCTGATGGCGCTGATCGGGCCCCTCCGGCGCGGACTCCACCCGGTGATCTACTGGCTGGACACGCTCACCATCCCGGTGGTGCCGAACTTCGCCTACGCGGTGTTCCTCTTCCTCCTGGCCGCGGCGATGACCGCGCGCAAACAGGTGGCGCTGTGGTTCGTGGTGACCTACATGGTGCTGGTCACCCTGGCCGACGCGCTGTTCCTGGCCGGGGGCTACTGGGAGTACGCCTTCTCCCTGGTGCTCTGCGCCGGGGCGCTGGTGCTGCTGCTCGTCTCGCACCGGGAGTTCTATGCCATCACCCGGCGCGGCGCGTTCCTGCGCGCGATCCTGGTGCTGATCGGCGGGCTCGCCGCGGCGGTGCTGATCGGCTGGGGACTGGTGTCGCTGGCCCCCGGCACGCTGGAGCCCGGCGCCGCCAACCGGCTGCTGTGGGCCGCCAACCGCGTCTGCGGCGGACTCGTCGGCGGCCGGCTGATCGAGGGCCATCCGCCGCACTGGACCAGCGCCGTCCTCGGGCTGCTCGGTGCGCTGGCCCTGCTCAACGCCGCGGCCACCCTGTTCCGTTCGCAGCGCATGGAAGCCGCGCTGCACGGCGACGAAGAGGCCCGCATCCGGGCGCTGCTGGACCGCTACGGCAGCCAGGACTCGCTCGGCTACTTCGCCTCCCGCCGCGACAAGGCCGTGGTCTTCTCCCCCAGCGGCAAGGCCGCCGTCACCTACCGCGTCGAGGCCGGCGTCTGTCTGGCCAGCGGTGACCCGGTCGGTGACCGGGAGGCGTGGACGCAGGCCATCGAGGCATGGCTGGAGGTCGCCGGGCGGTACGGCTGGCAGCCCGCCGTCATGGGCGCCAGCGAGAGCGGCGCCAAGGCGTTCGCGCGCAGCGGCCTCGGGGCGCTGCAGCTCGGCGACGAGGCGATCCTGCATGTGAAGGACTTCGACCTCGACGGCCGGGAGATGCGGGTGACCCGCCAGGCCGTCAACCGCGTCGAGCGGACCGGCGCGACCTTCCGCGTGCGGCGCCACTCCGCGCTGACCGACGAGGAGATGCAGGAAGTCATCCACCGGGCGGACGCCTGGCGGGACACCGAGACCGAGCGCGGGTTCTCGATGGCGCTGGACCGGCTGGGCGACCCGGAGGACGGGGACTGCCTGCTGGCCGAGGCGTTCGACGGCGACGGCAACATGATCGCGCTGCTGTCCTTCGTGCCGTGGGGCAAGGACGGCATCTCGCTGGACGTCATGCGCCGCGACCGCACCGCGCCCAACGGCGTCATGGAGTTCATGGTGGCCCGGCTGTGCGGCCAGGCCGGGGCCATGGGCGTGCGCCGGGTCTCGCTGAACTTCGCGGTGTTCCGGTCCGCCTTCGAGGAGGGCGCCCGGATCGGTGCCGGGCCGGTGCTGAAGTTCTGGCGCAAGCTGCTGCTGTTCTTCTCCAAGTGGTGGCAGCTGGAGGCGCTCTACCGTTCCAACGCGAAGTACAACCCGGAGTGGTACCCGCGGTTCCTGTGCTACGCGGACGCCGGTGCGCTGGCCCGCATCGGTCTGGCCTCCGGTATCGCCGAGGGCTTCGTGGCGGTGCCGAGCCTGGGCAAGCTGTGGGGCAAGGGCCACCAGAAGCGGGTGCTGGCCCCGGCCAGCACCGCGGGCCTGCCGTCGCTGGACGAGCTCGGCCTGGTGCAGACCGGACCGGCCACCGAGGAGGAGCTGCACGAGCGGGAACTGGCGGCGCTGCCCGAGCAGGTGCGGGTGCGCCACCGGAAGCTGGAGCGGCTGCGGGAGGCCGGCACCGACCCGTATCCGGTGGGCGTGGAGCGTACGCACACCCTGGGCGAGGTCCGCGACGAGTTCCCGGACCTGACGCCCGGCGAGCGGACCGGAAAGAGCGTCAGCATCGCCGGGCGGGTGCTGCTCACCCGTGACCACGGCGGTGTGCTCTTCGCGGTGCTGCGGGACTGGTCGGGCGATCTGCAGATCGCGCTGACCCGGGACGGCAGCGGCAAGGAGCTGCTGGAGCGCTTCGGTACGGACATCGACCTCGGTGACCACGTCGAGGCGACGGGCGAGGTCGGCGCCAGCGACCGCGGTGAGCCGACGGTGTTCGTGACCGGGTGGCGGCTGACGGCCAAGTGCCTGCGCCCGCTGCCGGACAAGCGGCGTGGTCTGTCCGACCCGGAGGCCAAGGTCCGCCAGCGGTATGTGGACCTGGTCGTCTCGCCGGACGCGCGGGACAACGTACGGGCACGCAGCACGGCCGTCCAGGCGCTGCGCCAGGGTCTGATCGAGCGCGGCTACCTCGAGGTCGAGACGCCGATGCTGCAGCAGATCCACGGTGGCGCCAACGCCCGCCCGTTCCACACCCACATCAACGCCTACGACCTCGATCTGTACCTGCGCATCGCGCCGGAGCTGTACCTCAAGCGGCTGTGCGTGGGCGGTATGGAGAAGGTCTTCGAGATGGGGCGGACCTTCCGCAACGAGGGCATCTCCTACAAGCACAACCCCGAGTTCACGATGCTGGAGGCGTACCAGGCGTTCGCCGACTACGACGTGATGCTCGATCTGACCCGGGAGCTGATCCAGAGCGCGGCGATCGCCGCGTTCGGCAGCGCCACCGCCCGTAAGGCGGACGAGAAGGGCCGGCTGGTCGAGCACGACATCTCCGGGATCTGGCCGGTGAAGACGGTCTACGGCGCGATCTCCGAGGCGCTCGGCGAGGAGGTCGACGCGGACACCGGACCGGATGCGCTGCGGCGGCTGTGCCATGCCTCGTCGGTGCCGGTGAAGCCGGAGATGGGGCGCGGCGACATCGTGCTGGAGATGTACGAGCGGCTGGTGGAGGAGCGCACCCAGCTCCCCACGTTCTACAAGGACTTCCCCACCGATGTCTCGCCGCTGACCCGTCAGCACCGGCGGGACCCGCGGCTCGCCGAGCGCTGGGACCTGGTCGCGTTCGGCACCGAACTGGGCACCGCCTACTCGGAGCTGACCGACCCGGTGGAGCAGCGGCGGCGGCTCACCGCCCAGTCGCTGCTGGCGGCCGGCGGTGACCCGGAGGCGATGGAGCTGGACGAGGACTTCCTGCAGGCCCTGGAGTACGCGATGCCGCCGACCGGCGGTCTGGGCATCGGCGTGGACCGGCTGGTCATGTTCCTCACCGGGCTGTCGATCCGCGAGACGCTGCCGTTCCCGCTGGTGCGGCGCCGCTGA
- a CDS encoding phospholipase D-like domain-containing protein: MAPLRLHRLIPASVALTTVCATLPTSVAYAADTPPTPHLDSIERSLRETSPGLEGSVWQRTDGNRLDAPADDPSGWLLQTPGCWGDAGCKDRAGTRRLLDKMTRNIADARRTVDVSSLAPFPNGGFEDALVDGLKASVEAGHSPRVRILVGAAPVYHLNVVPSRYRNELIDRLGEAAEKVTLNVASMTTSKTSLSWNHSKLVVVDGKTAITGGINGWKDDYLDTAHPVSDVDMALSGPAARSAGKYLDTLWGWTCRNASDPAKVWLATSNGASCMPSLEKDTEQAAAAPAEPAGDVPVIAVGGLGVGIKESDPSSGYHPDLPTAPDTKCTVGLHDNTNADRDYDTVNPEENALRSLIASARSHVEISQQDLNGTCPPLPRYDIRTYDTLAGKLAAGVKVRIVVSDPANRGAVGSGGYSQIKSLDEISDTLRKRLVALTGDNEKASRAMCGNLQLAPFRSSDSGTWADGKPYALHHKLVSVDDSAFYIGSKNLYPAWLQDFGYIVESPAAAKQLKTELLDPEWKYSQRAAITPAGCSGRGTG; this comes from the coding sequence TTGGCTCCTCTCCGGCTCCACCGGCTCATACCGGCGTCCGTCGCCCTGACGACGGTGTGCGCGACGCTGCCGACCTCGGTCGCCTACGCCGCGGACACACCGCCCACCCCCCATCTGGACTCCATCGAGCGGTCGCTCCGCGAAACCTCCCCCGGCCTAGAAGGCTCGGTGTGGCAGCGCACCGACGGCAACCGGCTGGACGCCCCGGCCGACGACCCCTCGGGCTGGCTGCTGCAGACGCCCGGCTGCTGGGGCGACGCCGGCTGCAAGGACCGCGCGGGCACCCGGCGGCTGCTCGACAAGATGACCCGGAACATCGCCGACGCGCGGCGCACCGTGGACGTCTCCTCGCTGGCGCCGTTCCCCAACGGCGGGTTCGAGGACGCCCTCGTCGACGGCCTCAAGGCGTCCGTCGAGGCGGGCCACTCTCCCCGGGTGCGCATCCTGGTCGGTGCCGCGCCGGTCTACCACCTCAATGTGGTGCCGTCCCGCTACCGGAACGAACTGATCGACAGGCTCGGGGAGGCGGCGGAGAAGGTCACGCTCAACGTCGCCTCGATGACCACGTCCAAGACGTCGCTCTCCTGGAATCACTCCAAGCTCGTTGTGGTCGACGGGAAGACGGCCATCACGGGCGGGATCAACGGCTGGAAGGACGACTACCTCGACACTGCCCACCCGGTGTCGGATGTGGACATGGCGCTCAGCGGGCCGGCCGCCCGCTCGGCGGGGAAGTACCTCGACACGCTGTGGGGCTGGACCTGCCGGAACGCGTCCGACCCGGCCAAGGTGTGGCTCGCCACGTCGAACGGCGCCTCCTGCATGCCGTCGCTGGAGAAAGACACGGAGCAGGCAGCCGCCGCCCCCGCCGAACCCGCCGGGGACGTCCCCGTCATCGCGGTCGGCGGTCTCGGCGTGGGCATCAAGGAATCCGACCCCTCCTCCGGCTACCACCCCGACCTGCCCACGGCCCCGGACACCAAGTGCACGGTGGGGCTGCACGACAACACCAACGCCGACCGCGACTACGACACGGTCAACCCCGAGGAGAACGCGCTGCGTTCGCTCATCGCGAGCGCCCGCAGCCACGTCGAGATCTCGCAGCAGGACCTCAACGGCACCTGCCCGCCGTTGCCGCGCTACGACATCCGGACCTACGACACCCTCGCGGGCAAGCTGGCCGCCGGGGTGAAGGTGCGCATCGTCGTCAGCGATCCCGCCAACCGCGGAGCCGTCGGCAGCGGGGGCTACTCCCAGATCAAGTCCCTGGACGAGATCAGCGACACCCTCCGCAAGCGTCTCGTGGCCCTCACCGGCGACAACGAGAAGGCGTCGCGGGCGATGTGCGGCAACCTGCAGCTCGCCCCGTTCCGCAGCTCCGACAGCGGCACCTGGGCCGACGGCAAGCCGTACGCCCTGCACCACAAGCTGGTGTCGGTGGACGACTCGGCGTTCTACATCGGTTCGAAGAACCTCTACCCGGCCTGGCTGCAGGACTTCGGCTACATCGTCGAGAGCCCGGCCGCGGCGAAGCAGCTCAAGACCGAACTGCTCGACCCGGAGTGGAAGTACTCCCAGCGGGCGGCGATCACCCCGGCCGGGTGCTCCGGCCGCGGGACGGGCTGA
- a CDS encoding alkaline phosphatase family protein encodes MTRTAVGLRRALVAVLGALGLIVAATTADAHAVPTGTAVHGGGTRAALPSYDHVVIVVFENKQYGEIIGNGDAPYLNQLAQNGAGLTEMKALTHPSQPNYFNLFSGTTQGITGDGCYTAQSMTAPNLGQELIAAGKTFASYNEGLPDEGSTTCSSGRYAQKHNPWFAFRNVPLNTGRTFVQFPKDDFTRLPTVSFVIPDMCNDMHDCAVGSGDTWLRNNLDTYAQWAKDHNSLLMVTWDEDNYFGSNRIATVFHGAHVRQGTVSGAYNHYSLLRTIEDMYGTGHAGNAATATPVTGAFDTGGTEPPGGDLKLSAPGPQTCRFLQDCTVQLTATGGTPPLTYHATGLPLGLSADAAGRISGRPWQTGTSQITATVTDTRGATATATFPLTVNWF; translated from the coding sequence ATGACACGTACAGCGGTCGGTCTGCGCAGGGCACTCGTGGCGGTGCTCGGCGCGTTGGGCCTGATCGTCGCCGCCACCACCGCCGACGCCCACGCCGTCCCGACAGGCACCGCGGTCCACGGGGGCGGCACCCGCGCCGCGCTGCCGTCGTACGACCACGTCGTGATCGTCGTCTTCGAGAACAAGCAGTACGGCGAGATCATCGGCAACGGCGACGCCCCCTACCTCAACCAACTCGCCCAGAACGGCGCCGGCCTGACCGAGATGAAGGCGCTGACCCACCCCAGCCAGCCCAACTACTTCAACCTCTTCTCCGGCACCACCCAGGGGATCACCGGCGACGGCTGCTACACCGCGCAGTCGATGACCGCGCCCAACCTCGGCCAGGAACTGATCGCCGCCGGCAAGACCTTCGCCAGCTACAACGAGGGCCTGCCCGACGAGGGCTCCACGACCTGCTCCAGCGGCCGGTACGCCCAGAAACACAACCCCTGGTTCGCCTTCCGGAACGTGCCCCTGAACACCGGCCGGACCTTCGTCCAGTTCCCCAAGGACGACTTCACCCGGCTGCCCACCGTGTCCTTCGTCATCCCGGACATGTGCAACGACATGCACGACTGCGCCGTCGGCAGCGGCGACACCTGGCTCCGGAACAACCTGGACACGTACGCCCAGTGGGCCAAGGACCACAACAGCCTGCTGATGGTCACCTGGGACGAGGACAACTACTTCGGCTCCAACCGGATCGCGACCGTGTTCCACGGGGCCCATGTCCGGCAGGGCACCGTCAGCGGCGCCTACAACCACTACAGCCTGCTGCGGACGATCGAGGACATGTACGGCACCGGCCATGCGGGCAATGCCGCCACCGCCACCCCCGTCACCGGGGCGTTCGACACCGGTGGCACCGAGCCGCCCGGCGGCGACCTGAAGCTCTCCGCCCCCGGCCCGCAGACCTGCCGCTTCCTCCAGGACTGCACCGTCCAGCTCACCGCCACCGGGGGCACACCCCCGCTCACCTACCACGCCACCGGCCTGCCGCTGGGCCTGAGCGCCGACGCCGCCGGCCGGATCAGCGGCAGGCCCTGGCAGACCGGCACCTCGCAGATCACCGCCACCGTCACCGACACCCGCGGCGCCACGGCCACCGCCACCTTCCCGCTCACCGTCAACTGGTTCTGA